A genome region from Deinococcus depolymerans includes the following:
- the sucC gene encoding ADP-forming succinate--CoA ligase subunit beta, with translation MKLHEYQGKEILRQFGVNVQDGKVARTPDEVRQIAREYGQPVVVKAQVHVGGRGKAGGVKFSPTEDKAFENGEKILGMDIKGLTVNKVLVTKAVDIDAGVEYYVGMIVDRNVQSYTLMASAEGGMEIEEVAAATPEKIIKHRVDPVAGLRPYEAREVAIKAGFKGNLNKIADMMVKMSKAALERDAVLVEINPLFVGPDGIPLALDTKFEIDDNAMYRHQDLADWRELEAEHPLEIEASKYGFAYVKLDDGNVGVLGNGAGIVMTSLDVVNRAGAKPANFLDIGGGAKAEVVYNAVKLVSKDTDVKAIFINIFGGITRADEVAKGVIQALKDGILTKPVRMRIAGTAEDEAKALLAEVGSPLIQMYPTMFEAADEAAKDANAAEGK, from the coding sequence GTGAAACTTCACGAGTATCAGGGTAAGGAAATTCTGCGCCAATTCGGCGTCAACGTTCAGGACGGCAAGGTCGCCCGCACCCCCGACGAGGTGCGCCAGATCGCCCGCGAGTACGGTCAGCCCGTCGTCGTCAAGGCCCAGGTTCACGTGGGCGGACGCGGCAAGGCCGGCGGCGTGAAGTTCAGCCCCACCGAAGACAAGGCCTTCGAGAACGGCGAGAAGATCCTCGGCATGGACATCAAGGGCCTGACCGTCAACAAGGTCCTGGTCACCAAGGCCGTCGACATCGACGCCGGCGTCGAGTACTACGTCGGCATGATCGTGGACCGCAACGTGCAGAGCTACACCCTGATGGCCAGCGCCGAGGGTGGCATGGAAATCGAGGAAGTGGCCGCCGCCACCCCCGAGAAGATCATCAAGCACCGCGTCGATCCCGTCGCGGGCCTGCGCCCCTACGAGGCCCGTGAAGTCGCCATCAAGGCCGGCTTCAAGGGCAACCTGAACAAGATCGCCGACATGATGGTCAAGATGAGCAAGGCCGCGCTGGAGCGCGACGCCGTCCTCGTCGAGATCAACCCGCTGTTCGTCGGTCCCGACGGCATCCCGCTCGCGCTCGACACCAAGTTCGAGATCGACGACAACGCCATGTACCGTCACCAGGACCTCGCCGACTGGCGTGAACTGGAAGCCGAGCACCCCCTCGAGATCGAGGCCAGCAAGTACGGCTTCGCCTACGTGAAACTCGACGACGGCAACGTCGGCGTGCTGGGCAACGGCGCCGGGATCGTCATGACCAGCCTCGACGTGGTCAACCGCGCCGGCGCCAAACCCGCCAACTTCCTCGACATCGGCGGCGGCGCCAAGGCCGAGGTCGTGTACAACGCGGTCAAACTGGTCAGCAAGGACACCGACGTCAAGGCCATCTTCATCAACATCTTCGGCGGCATCACCCGCGCCGACGAGGTCGCCAAGGGCGTCATCCAGGCCCTCAAGGACGGCATCCTGACCAAGCCCGTGCGCATGCGCATTGCCGGCACGGCCGAGGATGAGGCCAAGGCGCTGCTCGCCGAGGTGGGCAGCCCCCTGATCCAGATGTACCCCACCATGTTCGAGGCCGCCGACGAGGCCGCCAAGGACGCCAACGCCGCGGAGGGCAAGTAA